In a genomic window of Sulfuriferula nivalis:
- the folP gene encoding dihydropteroate synthase — MNMRLQCADIQLDLSYPRIMGIVNVTPDSFSDGGRHATVDAAVAQAHELIDAGADIVDIGGESTRPGAESVSVDEELARVIPVIAALRGCGVVVSVDTRKPEVMCAAIAAGAHMVNDVEALQADGALEVVAQSNVALCLMHMPGNPKTMQALTDYDDVVVTVTDFLKSRIALLLATGIASDRVVIDPGFGFGKNLTQNLQLLKHLDRIVTLNYPVLVGMSRKSMLGLITGRSIEERLAAGLAAHLYAVKQGANIIRVHDVAACRDALTVWKMIGDVA, encoded by the coding sequence ATGAATATGCGATTACAGTGTGCTGATATTCAATTGGATCTGAGCTATCCCCGTATTATGGGGATAGTTAATGTCACACCTGATTCTTTTTCTGATGGTGGGCGTCATGCTACGGTGGATGCCGCAGTTGCACAAGCTCATGAGCTAATTGATGCGGGAGCAGATATTGTTGATATTGGTGGAGAGTCTACGCGCCCAGGAGCAGAATCTGTCAGTGTTGATGAAGAGCTTGCAAGGGTAATACCCGTTATTGCCGCCTTGCGTGGCTGTGGTGTGGTGGTTTCGGTAGATACACGCAAACCTGAAGTCATGTGTGCAGCGATTGCTGCGGGTGCGCATATGGTAAATGATGTTGAAGCGTTGCAAGCCGATGGCGCTTTAGAGGTGGTGGCGCAGTCCAACGTTGCGTTATGCTTGATGCACATGCCAGGCAATCCTAAGACTATGCAGGCACTTACGGATTATGATGATGTGGTAGTTACAGTTACTGATTTCCTGAAATCTCGAATTGCATTGTTATTAGCCACTGGTATTGCCAGTGACCGTGTTGTCATAGATCCAGGGTTTGGTTTCGGCAAAAACTTGACGCAAAATTTGCAGTTATTAAAACATCTGGATCGTATTGTAACTTTGAATTATCCAGTGTTGGTCGGGATGTCACGTAAGTCTATGCTCGGTTTGATAACGGGGCGTTCGATTGAAGAGCGGTTAGCAGCCGGCTTGGCTGCGCATTTGTATGCGGTTAAACAGGGCGCAAACATAATTAGAGTGCATGACGTGGCTGCTTGTCGAGATGCGCTTAC
- the ftsH gene encoding ATP-dependent zinc metalloprotease FtsH — MNNMFKNIAIWLVVALVMMTVFNQFGSHQAAQAQMDYSQFVDEVKQGQIAKVVIENHVIKGIKNDGKRFSTYAPSDPWMVSDLLKNGVAIEAKPEEEPSFLTQIFISWFPMLLLIGVWVFFMRQMQGGGKGGAFSFGKSKAKMMDESTNQITFADVAGCDEAKEEVSELVDFLRDPSKFQKLGGRVPRGVLMAGSPGTGKTLLAKAIAGEAKVPFFSISGSDFVEMFVGVGASRVRDMFDQAKKHAPCIIFIDEIDAVGRQRGAGMGGGNDEREQTLNQLLVEMDGFEGASGVIVIAATNRPDVLDPALLRPGRFDRQVYVNLPDIRGREQILLVHMRKIPAAPDVRPDILARGTPGFSGADLANLVNEAALFAARSNKRLVEMDDFERAKDKIMMGAERKGMVMPEHERQNTAYHESGHAVVAYLLDKTDPVHKVTIIPRGRALGLTMQLPTEDRYSMDRIQILQNISVLFGGRIAEEVFMDNMTTGASNDFERATDMARRMVTQWGMSPTLGTMVYSDNEAEGFGGRSKSVSESTMQKVDIEIRRIIDEQYAIARKILEDNRDKVEMMTKSLLEWETIDADQIKDIMDGLQPRPPKPLASVPPVPPQGGTPSAPVSPAAKPAAEV; from the coding sequence ATGAATAATATGTTTAAAAATATTGCGATATGGTTGGTCGTTGCGTTGGTAATGATGACGGTGTTCAATCAATTTGGTTCGCACCAAGCTGCACAAGCGCAAATGGATTACTCCCAGTTTGTTGATGAAGTGAAACAAGGTCAGATCGCTAAGGTCGTGATAGAAAATCATGTCATCAAGGGTATTAAAAATGATGGTAAGCGTTTTAGTACCTATGCGCCATCAGACCCCTGGATGGTCTCTGACTTACTTAAAAATGGTGTTGCGATTGAAGCTAAGCCTGAAGAAGAACCTTCATTCCTGACGCAGATATTCATATCCTGGTTCCCGATGTTATTGTTGATCGGTGTATGGGTATTTTTCATGCGCCAGATGCAAGGTGGGGGTAAAGGTGGTGCGTTTTCGTTTGGTAAAAGCAAAGCGAAAATGATGGATGAATCTACTAACCAGATTACTTTTGCGGATGTGGCGGGTTGCGATGAAGCCAAGGAAGAGGTTTCGGAACTGGTTGATTTCTTGCGTGATCCATCTAAATTCCAGAAGCTGGGTGGTCGCGTGCCACGTGGTGTATTAATGGCAGGTAGCCCGGGTACGGGTAAAACCTTGCTGGCTAAGGCGATTGCAGGCGAGGCAAAAGTGCCATTTTTCAGCATTTCAGGTTCGGATTTCGTGGAAATGTTTGTCGGCGTTGGTGCATCGCGTGTGCGTGATATGTTTGATCAGGCGAAAAAGCACGCGCCCTGTATTATCTTTATTGATGAAATTGACGCGGTAGGTCGCCAGCGTGGTGCTGGTATGGGTGGTGGTAATGACGAGCGCGAACAAACCTTGAACCAGTTGTTGGTTGAGATGGACGGTTTCGAAGGTGCATCTGGTGTCATCGTTATCGCTGCAACTAACCGTCCTGATGTACTTGATCCAGCTTTATTACGTCCGGGTCGTTTTGACCGTCAGGTGTATGTGAACTTGCCAGATATACGCGGTCGTGAGCAGATTTTGTTAGTGCATATGCGTAAGATCCCAGCTGCACCAGATGTGCGTCCTGATATTCTGGCGCGTGGCACACCTGGTTTTTCCGGTGCGGATTTGGCAAATTTGGTGAATGAAGCCGCTTTATTTGCGGCTCGCAGTAATAAGCGTCTGGTTGAGATGGATGACTTTGAACGTGCCAAAGATAAAATCATGATGGGTGCGGAACGTAAGGGTATGGTGATGCCCGAGCATGAGCGTCAGAACACGGCATACCACGAGTCAGGCCATGCAGTGGTTGCCTATCTGCTGGATAAAACTGATCCTGTGCATAAAGTAACCATCATTCCTCGTGGGCGTGCACTGGGATTGACCATGCAGTTGCCGACAGAAGATCGTTATAGTATGGACAGAATACAAATACTGCAAAATATATCCGTGCTATTCGGTGGGCGTATTGCCGAAGAAGTATTCATGGACAATATGACGACTGGTGCATCGAATGATTTTGAGCGTGCAACTGATATGGCGCGGCGCATGGTGACGCAATGGGGTATGTCACCTACGTTGGGCACCATGGTTTATAGCGACAATGAAGCAGAAGGCTTCGGTGGGCGTAGTAAGAGCGTCTCTGAGTCAACCATGCAAAAAGTTGATATAGAAATCCGTAGAATAATTGATGAGCAATATGCGATTGCCCGCAAGATATTGGAAGATAATCGTGACAAAGTTGAAATGATGACTAAGTCATTGTTGGAGTGGGAAACGATAGATGCGGATCAAATTAAAGATATTATGGATGGTTTACAGCCGCGCCCACCAAAACCTTTAGCTTCGGTACCGCCTGTGCCACCACAAGGGGGTACGCCTAGCGCGCCAGTCAGTCCTGCGGCAAAACCCGCGGCTGAAGTGTAA